Proteins encoded within one genomic window of Neoarius graeffei isolate fNeoGra1 chromosome 18, fNeoGra1.pri, whole genome shotgun sequence:
- the LOC132866450 gene encoding adhesion G protein-coupled receptor E3-like isoform X6 yields the protein MIPLLKRVAVLLLTIFSTFDASLPDVNLTLPEKCQVDLLAECALEWALPPFQNGTVQEPLQDTVESHLNKIMVLITLLKDFITDRNILLSYGNCVLEVTENLVSMLVRKTDPIKSINISLQTLEVQVITVGQNTSVNKVHSLITSSASMDIELTGISKNSSVAVAFMSYTNMSDILTPVDLDDSKTMMSAVVSVTLLQTTNAHLTKPLNLTFTNIRELDPADILYCGYWTETDWAEAGCNITDKNSTHTVCSCDHLGTFTIMQVLSDQDTTDHSWIIFVTASIAVGIIFLILSILTLAFCWPNRNLTRTALINLCISLLMVLLFDLAFLHTQTVWKLVLDWLWDFFYLSFGLWMFIEAILLFISVKNLSNIRSMQGEGFSWKWLIVIGYCVPLIVVTLLFMRLSFTGSQTSVEENWDSEASFVVYSIFLCILAFNFIFFFIIIINLSFTIIRQKLQNLQRSNTNNQKLILCVMFKSLAQFFILGCPWIILDFFNDSTSWYVWMFFASQQGTFIFLVHCLFNQEVRQQYRKYLDAFCCASKRNTATADVQMSSDSGNNMNVHRAVTSTVTLSVIS from the exons GAGTCGCTGTTTTGTTACTCACAatattttcaacatttgatgctTCACTTCCCG ATGTGAATCTCACACTACCTGAAAAATGCCAG GTTGATTTGCTAGCAGAGTGTGCACTGGAGTGGGCGCTGCCCCCATTTCAGAACGGAACAGTGCAGGAGCCACTACAGGAC ACTGTGGAATCTCATTTGAACAAAATTATGGTGCTTATAACTCTTTTGAAAGACTTCATTACTGACCGGAATATTCTACTATCCTACGGAAACTGTGTACTGGAAGTCACTGAGAATTTGGTGTCTATGCTGGTGAGGAAAACAGATCCCATCAAATCCATCAACATTTCTCTACAAACTTTAG AGGTTCAGGTAATTACTGTTGGGCAAAACACCTCTGTGAATAAAGTCCATTCTCTCATCACAAGCAGTGCATCCATGGATATCGAGTTGACTGGGATCTCAAAGAATAGCAGTG TTGCTGTAGCCTTTATGAGCTACACCAACATGTCAGACATCCTGACCCCTGTAGACCTTGATGACAGCAAAACCATGATGTCTGCTGTGGTATCAGTAACACTTCTCCAAACCACCAACGCACACCTCACCAAACCACTCAATCTCACGTTCACAAACATCAGA GAGTTAGACCCTGCAGACATTCTCTACTGTGGGTACTGGACAGAAACAGACTGGGCTGAAGCTGGTTGTAACATCACAGACAAAAACTCCACTCACACTGTGTGCTCTTGTGATCATCTGGGTACTTTTACAATCATGCAGGTTTTAAGTGACCAGGATACG ACGGATCATTCTTGGATCATTTTCGTCACAGCATCTATAGCAGTGGGAATTATATTTCTGATTTTGTCGATACTGACACTCGCCTTTTGTTGGCCGAACAGAAATTTGACCAGAACGGCTCTGATAAACCTGTGTATAAGCTTGTTGATGGTTCTGCTTTTTGACCTGGCCTTTCTACATACCCAGACA GTATGGAAGCTAGTACTGGACTGGCTTTGGGATTTTTTCTATTTGTCATTTGGTCTGTGGATGTTCATTGAAGCCATCCTGCTCTTCATATCTGTGAAGAACCTATCAAATATCAGATCAATGCAGGGGGAGGGGTTTAGCTGGAAATGGTTAATTGTGATTGGATACTGTGTGCCCCTGATTGTGGTGACTCTGCTGTTCATGCGTCTGAGCTTTACTGGAAGCCAAACATCTGTCGA GGAAAATTGGGACTCAGAAGCTTCGTTTGTTGTTTATTCAATTTTTCTCTGCATTCTTGCA TTTAActtcatcttcttcttcatcatcatcatcaacttgAGCTTCACTATAATACGGCAGAAACTTCAGAACTTACAGAGGAGTAACACCAATAATCAAAAACTCATACTATGTGTGATGTTTAAAAGCCTGGCCCAGTTTTTTATCCTCGGCTGCCCTTGGATTATTTTAGACTTCTTCAACGATTCTACATCATGGTATGTCTGGATGTTCTTCGCTAGCCAGCAGGGCACCTTCATCTTCCTGGTCCACTGTCTCTTCAACCAAGAG GTCAGGCAGCAGTACAGGAAGTACCTGGATGCTTTTTGCTGCGCCAGCAAACGTAACACCGCTACAGCAGATGTGCAGATGAGCAGCGACTCAGGGAACAACATGAACGTCCACAGGGCTGTTACTTCCACGGTTACATTGTCAGTGATTAGCTGA
- the LOC132866450 gene encoding adhesion G protein-coupled receptor E3-like isoform X5, producing the protein MIPLLKRVAVLLLTIFSTFDASLPDVNLTLPEKCQVDLLAECALEWALPPFQNGTVQEPLQDTVESHLNKIMVLITLLKDFITDRNILLSYGNCVLEVTENLVSMLVRKTDPIKSINISLQTLEVQVITVGQNTSVNKVHSLITSSASMDIELTGISKNSSVAVAFMSYTNMSDILTPVDLDDSKTMMSAVVSVTLLQTTNAHLTKPLNLTFTNIRELDPADILYCGYWTETDWAEAGCNITDKNSTHTVCSCDHLGTFTIMQVLSDQDTTDHSWIIFVTASIAVGIIFLILSILTLAFCWPNRNLTRTALINLCISLLMVLLFDLAFLHTQTVWKLVLDWLWDFFYLSFGLWMFIEAILLFISVKNLSNIRSMQGEGFSWKWLIVIGYCVPLIVVTLLFMRLSFTGSQTSVEENWDSEASFVVYSIFLCILAFNFIFFFIIIINLSFTIIRQKLQNLQRSNTNNQKLILCVMFKSLAQFFILGCPWIILDFFNDSTSWYVWMFFASQQGTFIFLVHCLFNQEVRQQYRKYLDAFCCASKRNTATADVQMSSDSGNNMNVHRAVTSTVTLSVIS; encoded by the exons atgatTCCTCTATTGAAAC GAGTCGCTGTTTTGTTACTCACAatattttcaacatttgatgctTCACTTCCCG ATGTGAATCTCACACTACCTGAAAAATGCCAG GTTGATTTGCTAGCAGAGTGTGCACTGGAGTGGGCGCTGCCCCCATTTCAGAACGGAACAGTGCAGGAGCCACTACAGGAC ACTGTGGAATCTCATTTGAACAAAATTATGGTGCTTATAACTCTTTTGAAAGACTTCATTACTGACCGGAATATTCTACTATCCTACGGAAACTGTGTACTGGAAGTCACTGAGAATTTGGTGTCTATGCTGGTGAGGAAAACAGATCCCATCAAATCCATCAACATTTCTCTACAAACTTTAG AGGTTCAGGTAATTACTGTTGGGCAAAACACCTCTGTGAATAAAGTCCATTCTCTCATCACAAGCAGTGCATCCATGGATATCGAGTTGACTGGGATCTCAAAGAATAGCAGTG TTGCTGTAGCCTTTATGAGCTACACCAACATGTCAGACATCCTGACCCCTGTAGACCTTGATGACAGCAAAACCATGATGTCTGCTGTGGTATCAGTAACACTTCTCCAAACCACCAACGCACACCTCACCAAACCACTCAATCTCACGTTCACAAACATCAGA GAGTTAGACCCTGCAGACATTCTCTACTGTGGGTACTGGACAGAAACAGACTGGGCTGAAGCTGGTTGTAACATCACAGACAAAAACTCCACTCACACTGTGTGCTCTTGTGATCATCTGGGTACTTTTACAATCATGCAGGTTTTAAGTGACCAGGATACG ACGGATCATTCTTGGATCATTTTCGTCACAGCATCTATAGCAGTGGGAATTATATTTCTGATTTTGTCGATACTGACACTCGCCTTTTGTTGGCCGAACAGAAATTTGACCAGAACGGCTCTGATAAACCTGTGTATAAGCTTGTTGATGGTTCTGCTTTTTGACCTGGCCTTTCTACATACCCAGACA GTATGGAAGCTAGTACTGGACTGGCTTTGGGATTTTTTCTATTTGTCATTTGGTCTGTGGATGTTCATTGAAGCCATCCTGCTCTTCATATCTGTGAAGAACCTATCAAATATCAGATCAATGCAGGGGGAGGGGTTTAGCTGGAAATGGTTAATTGTGATTGGATACTGTGTGCCCCTGATTGTGGTGACTCTGCTGTTCATGCGTCTGAGCTTTACTGGAAGCCAAACATCTGTCGA GGAAAATTGGGACTCAGAAGCTTCGTTTGTTGTTTATTCAATTTTTCTCTGCATTCTTGCA TTTAActtcatcttcttcttcatcatcatcatcaacttgAGCTTCACTATAATACGGCAGAAACTTCAGAACTTACAGAGGAGTAACACCAATAATCAAAAACTCATACTATGTGTGATGTTTAAAAGCCTGGCCCAGTTTTTTATCCTCGGCTGCCCTTGGATTATTTTAGACTTCTTCAACGATTCTACATCATGGTATGTCTGGATGTTCTTCGCTAGCCAGCAGGGCACCTTCATCTTCCTGGTCCACTGTCTCTTCAACCAAGAG GTCAGGCAGCAGTACAGGAAGTACCTGGATGCTTTTTGCTGCGCCAGCAAACGTAACACCGCTACAGCAGATGTGCAGATGAGCAGCGACTCAGGGAACAACATGAACGTCCACAGGGCTGTTACTTCCACGGTTACATTGTCAGTGATTAGCTGA
- the LOC132866450 gene encoding adhesion G protein-coupled receptor E3-like isoform X8 gives MVLITLLKDFITDRNILLSYGNCVLEVTENLVSMLVRKTDPIKSINISLQTLEVQVITVGQNTSVNKVHSLITSSASMDIELTGISKNSSVAVAFMSYTNMSDILTPVDLDDSKTMMSAVVSVTLLQTTNAHLTKPLNLTFTNIRELDPADILYCGYWTETDWAEAGCNITDKNSTHTVCSCDHLGTFTIMQVLSDQDTTDHSWIIFVTASIAVGIIFLILSILTLAFCWPNRNLTRTALINLCISLLMVLLFDLAFLHTQTVWKLVLDWLWDFFYLSFGLWMFIEAILLFISVKNLSNIRSMQGEGFSWKWLIVIGYCVPLIVVTLLFMRLSFTGSQTSVEENWDSEASFVVYSIFLCILAFNFIFFFIIIINLSFTIIRQKLQNLQRSNTNNQKLILCVMFKSLAQFFILGCPWIILDFFNDSTSWYVWMFFASQQGTFIFLVHCLFNQEVRQQYRKYLDAFCCASKRNTATADVQMSSDSGNNMNVHRAVTSTVTLSVIS, from the exons ATGGTGCTTATAACTCTTTTGAAAGACTTCATTACTGACCGGAATATTCTACTATCCTACGGAAACTGTGTACTGGAAGTCACTGAGAATTTGGTGTCTATGCTGGTGAGGAAAACAGATCCCATCAAATCCATCAACATTTCTCTACAAACTTTAG AGGTTCAGGTAATTACTGTTGGGCAAAACACCTCTGTGAATAAAGTCCATTCTCTCATCACAAGCAGTGCATCCATGGATATCGAGTTGACTGGGATCTCAAAGAATAGCAGTG TTGCTGTAGCCTTTATGAGCTACACCAACATGTCAGACATCCTGACCCCTGTAGACCTTGATGACAGCAAAACCATGATGTCTGCTGTGGTATCAGTAACACTTCTCCAAACCACCAACGCACACCTCACCAAACCACTCAATCTCACGTTCACAAACATCAGA GAGTTAGACCCTGCAGACATTCTCTACTGTGGGTACTGGACAGAAACAGACTGGGCTGAAGCTGGTTGTAACATCACAGACAAAAACTCCACTCACACTGTGTGCTCTTGTGATCATCTGGGTACTTTTACAATCATGCAGGTTTTAAGTGACCAGGATACG ACGGATCATTCTTGGATCATTTTCGTCACAGCATCTATAGCAGTGGGAATTATATTTCTGATTTTGTCGATACTGACACTCGCCTTTTGTTGGCCGAACAGAAATTTGACCAGAACGGCTCTGATAAACCTGTGTATAAGCTTGTTGATGGTTCTGCTTTTTGACCTGGCCTTTCTACATACCCAGACA GTATGGAAGCTAGTACTGGACTGGCTTTGGGATTTTTTCTATTTGTCATTTGGTCTGTGGATGTTCATTGAAGCCATCCTGCTCTTCATATCTGTGAAGAACCTATCAAATATCAGATCAATGCAGGGGGAGGGGTTTAGCTGGAAATGGTTAATTGTGATTGGATACTGTGTGCCCCTGATTGTGGTGACTCTGCTGTTCATGCGTCTGAGCTTTACTGGAAGCCAAACATCTGTCGA GGAAAATTGGGACTCAGAAGCTTCGTTTGTTGTTTATTCAATTTTTCTCTGCATTCTTGCA TTTAActtcatcttcttcttcatcatcatcatcaacttgAGCTTCACTATAATACGGCAGAAACTTCAGAACTTACAGAGGAGTAACACCAATAATCAAAAACTCATACTATGTGTGATGTTTAAAAGCCTGGCCCAGTTTTTTATCCTCGGCTGCCCTTGGATTATTTTAGACTTCTTCAACGATTCTACATCATGGTATGTCTGGATGTTCTTCGCTAGCCAGCAGGGCACCTTCATCTTCCTGGTCCACTGTCTCTTCAACCAAGAG GTCAGGCAGCAGTACAGGAAGTACCTGGATGCTTTTTGCTGCGCCAGCAAACGTAACACCGCTACAGCAGATGTGCAGATGAGCAGCGACTCAGGGAACAACATGAACGTCCACAGGGCTGTTACTTCCACGGTTACATTGTCAGTGATTAGCTGA
- the LOC132866450 gene encoding adhesion G protein-coupled receptor E3-like isoform X2, producing the protein MIPLLKRVAVLLLTIVTTFDASLPGVAVLLLTIFSTFDASLPDVNLTLPEKCQVDLLAECALEWALPPFQNGTVQEPLQDTVESHLNKIMVLITLLKDFITDRNILLSYGNCVLEVTENLVSMLVRKTDPIKSINISLQTLEVQVITVGQNTSVNKVHSLITSSASMDIELTGISKNSSVAVAFMSYTNMSDILTPVDLDDSKTMMSAVVSVTLLQTTNAHLTKPLNLTFTNIRELDPADILYCGYWTETDWAEAGCNITDKNSTHTVCSCDHLGTFTIMQVLSDQDTTDHSWIIFVTASIAVGIIFLILSILTLAFCWPNRNLTRTALINLCISLLMVLLFDLAFLHTQTVWKLVLDWLWDFFYLSFGLWMFIEAILLFISVKNLSNIRSMQGEGFSWKWLIVIGYCVPLIVVTLLFMRLSFTGSQTSVEENWDSEASFVVYSIFLCILAFNFIFFFIIIINLSFTIIRQKLQNLQRSNTNNQKLILCVMFKSLAQFFILGCPWIILDFFNDSTSWYVWMFFASQQGTFIFLVHCLFNQEVRQQYRKYLDAFCCASKRNTATADVQMSSDSGNNMNVHRAVTSTVTLSVIS; encoded by the exons GAGTCGCTGTTTTGTTACTCACAatattttcaacatttgatgctTCACTTCCCG ATGTGAATCTCACACTACCTGAAAAATGCCAG GTTGATTTGCTAGCAGAGTGTGCACTGGAGTGGGCGCTGCCCCCATTTCAGAACGGAACAGTGCAGGAGCCACTACAGGAC ACTGTGGAATCTCATTTGAACAAAATTATGGTGCTTATAACTCTTTTGAAAGACTTCATTACTGACCGGAATATTCTACTATCCTACGGAAACTGTGTACTGGAAGTCACTGAGAATTTGGTGTCTATGCTGGTGAGGAAAACAGATCCCATCAAATCCATCAACATTTCTCTACAAACTTTAG AGGTTCAGGTAATTACTGTTGGGCAAAACACCTCTGTGAATAAAGTCCATTCTCTCATCACAAGCAGTGCATCCATGGATATCGAGTTGACTGGGATCTCAAAGAATAGCAGTG TTGCTGTAGCCTTTATGAGCTACACCAACATGTCAGACATCCTGACCCCTGTAGACCTTGATGACAGCAAAACCATGATGTCTGCTGTGGTATCAGTAACACTTCTCCAAACCACCAACGCACACCTCACCAAACCACTCAATCTCACGTTCACAAACATCAGA GAGTTAGACCCTGCAGACATTCTCTACTGTGGGTACTGGACAGAAACAGACTGGGCTGAAGCTGGTTGTAACATCACAGACAAAAACTCCACTCACACTGTGTGCTCTTGTGATCATCTGGGTACTTTTACAATCATGCAGGTTTTAAGTGACCAGGATACG ACGGATCATTCTTGGATCATTTTCGTCACAGCATCTATAGCAGTGGGAATTATATTTCTGATTTTGTCGATACTGACACTCGCCTTTTGTTGGCCGAACAGAAATTTGACCAGAACGGCTCTGATAAACCTGTGTATAAGCTTGTTGATGGTTCTGCTTTTTGACCTGGCCTTTCTACATACCCAGACA GTATGGAAGCTAGTACTGGACTGGCTTTGGGATTTTTTCTATTTGTCATTTGGTCTGTGGATGTTCATTGAAGCCATCCTGCTCTTCATATCTGTGAAGAACCTATCAAATATCAGATCAATGCAGGGGGAGGGGTTTAGCTGGAAATGGTTAATTGTGATTGGATACTGTGTGCCCCTGATTGTGGTGACTCTGCTGTTCATGCGTCTGAGCTTTACTGGAAGCCAAACATCTGTCGA GGAAAATTGGGACTCAGAAGCTTCGTTTGTTGTTTATTCAATTTTTCTCTGCATTCTTGCA TTTAActtcatcttcttcttcatcatcatcatcaacttgAGCTTCACTATAATACGGCAGAAACTTCAGAACTTACAGAGGAGTAACACCAATAATCAAAAACTCATACTATGTGTGATGTTTAAAAGCCTGGCCCAGTTTTTTATCCTCGGCTGCCCTTGGATTATTTTAGACTTCTTCAACGATTCTACATCATGGTATGTCTGGATGTTCTTCGCTAGCCAGCAGGGCACCTTCATCTTCCTGGTCCACTGTCTCTTCAACCAAGAG GTCAGGCAGCAGTACAGGAAGTACCTGGATGCTTTTTGCTGCGCCAGCAAACGTAACACCGCTACAGCAGATGTGCAGATGAGCAGCGACTCAGGGAACAACATGAACGTCCACAGGGCTGTTACTTCCACGGTTACATTGTCAGTGATTAGCTGA
- the LOC132866450 gene encoding adhesion G protein-coupled receptor E3-like isoform X4: MIPLLKRVAVLLLTIVTTFDASLPDVNLTLPEKCQVDLLAECALEWALPPFQNGTVQEPLQDTVESHLNKIMVLITLLKDFITDRNILLSYGNCVLEVTENLVSMLVRKTDPIKSINISLQTLEVQVITVGQNTSVNKVHSLITSSASMDIELTGISKNSSVAVAFMSYTNMSDILTPVDLDDSKTMMSAVVSVTLLQTTNAHLTKPLNLTFTNIRELDPADILYCGYWTETDWAEAGCNITDKNSTHTVCSCDHLGTFTIMQVLSDQDTTDHSWIIFVTASIAVGIIFLILSILTLAFCWPNRNLTRTALINLCISLLMVLLFDLAFLHTQTVWKLVLDWLWDFFYLSFGLWMFIEAILLFISVKNLSNIRSMQGEGFSWKWLIVIGYCVPLIVVTLLFMRLSFTGSQTSVEENWDSEASFVVYSIFLCILAFNFIFFFIIIINLSFTIIRQKLQNLQRSNTNNQKLILCVMFKSLAQFFILGCPWIILDFFNDSTSWYVWMFFASQQGTFIFLVHCLFNQEVRQQYRKYLDAFCCASKRNTATADVQMSSDSGNNMNVHRAVTSTVTLSVIS; encoded by the exons ATGTGAATCTCACACTACCTGAAAAATGCCAG GTTGATTTGCTAGCAGAGTGTGCACTGGAGTGGGCGCTGCCCCCATTTCAGAACGGAACAGTGCAGGAGCCACTACAGGAC ACTGTGGAATCTCATTTGAACAAAATTATGGTGCTTATAACTCTTTTGAAAGACTTCATTACTGACCGGAATATTCTACTATCCTACGGAAACTGTGTACTGGAAGTCACTGAGAATTTGGTGTCTATGCTGGTGAGGAAAACAGATCCCATCAAATCCATCAACATTTCTCTACAAACTTTAG AGGTTCAGGTAATTACTGTTGGGCAAAACACCTCTGTGAATAAAGTCCATTCTCTCATCACAAGCAGTGCATCCATGGATATCGAGTTGACTGGGATCTCAAAGAATAGCAGTG TTGCTGTAGCCTTTATGAGCTACACCAACATGTCAGACATCCTGACCCCTGTAGACCTTGATGACAGCAAAACCATGATGTCTGCTGTGGTATCAGTAACACTTCTCCAAACCACCAACGCACACCTCACCAAACCACTCAATCTCACGTTCACAAACATCAGA GAGTTAGACCCTGCAGACATTCTCTACTGTGGGTACTGGACAGAAACAGACTGGGCTGAAGCTGGTTGTAACATCACAGACAAAAACTCCACTCACACTGTGTGCTCTTGTGATCATCTGGGTACTTTTACAATCATGCAGGTTTTAAGTGACCAGGATACG ACGGATCATTCTTGGATCATTTTCGTCACAGCATCTATAGCAGTGGGAATTATATTTCTGATTTTGTCGATACTGACACTCGCCTTTTGTTGGCCGAACAGAAATTTGACCAGAACGGCTCTGATAAACCTGTGTATAAGCTTGTTGATGGTTCTGCTTTTTGACCTGGCCTTTCTACATACCCAGACA GTATGGAAGCTAGTACTGGACTGGCTTTGGGATTTTTTCTATTTGTCATTTGGTCTGTGGATGTTCATTGAAGCCATCCTGCTCTTCATATCTGTGAAGAACCTATCAAATATCAGATCAATGCAGGGGGAGGGGTTTAGCTGGAAATGGTTAATTGTGATTGGATACTGTGTGCCCCTGATTGTGGTGACTCTGCTGTTCATGCGTCTGAGCTTTACTGGAAGCCAAACATCTGTCGA GGAAAATTGGGACTCAGAAGCTTCGTTTGTTGTTTATTCAATTTTTCTCTGCATTCTTGCA TTTAActtcatcttcttcttcatcatcatcatcaacttgAGCTTCACTATAATACGGCAGAAACTTCAGAACTTACAGAGGAGTAACACCAATAATCAAAAACTCATACTATGTGTGATGTTTAAAAGCCTGGCCCAGTTTTTTATCCTCGGCTGCCCTTGGATTATTTTAGACTTCTTCAACGATTCTACATCATGGTATGTCTGGATGTTCTTCGCTAGCCAGCAGGGCACCTTCATCTTCCTGGTCCACTGTCTCTTCAACCAAGAG GTCAGGCAGCAGTACAGGAAGTACCTGGATGCTTTTTGCTGCGCCAGCAAACGTAACACCGCTACAGCAGATGTGCAGATGAGCAGCGACTCAGGGAACAACATGAACGTCCACAGGGCTGTTACTTCCACGGTTACATTGTCAGTGATTAGCTGA
- the LOC132866450 gene encoding adhesion G protein-coupled receptor E3-like isoform X3, protein MFSSWFSPEGVAVLLLTIVTTFDASLPDVNLTLPEKCQVDLLAECALEWALPPFQNGTVQEPLQDTVESHLNKIMVLITLLKDFITDRNILLSYGNCVLEVTENLVSMLVRKTDPIKSINISLQTLEVQVITVGQNTSVNKVHSLITSSASMDIELTGISKNSSVAVAFMSYTNMSDILTPVDLDDSKTMMSAVVSVTLLQTTNAHLTKPLNLTFTNIRELDPADILYCGYWTETDWAEAGCNITDKNSTHTVCSCDHLGTFTIMQVLSDQDTTDHSWIIFVTASIAVGIIFLILSILTLAFCWPNRNLTRTALINLCISLLMVLLFDLAFLHTQTVWKLVLDWLWDFFYLSFGLWMFIEAILLFISVKNLSNIRSMQGEGFSWKWLIVIGYCVPLIVVTLLFMRLSFTGSQTSVEENWDSEASFVVYSIFLCILAFNFIFFFIIIINLSFTIIRQKLQNLQRSNTNNQKLILCVMFKSLAQFFILGCPWIILDFFNDSTSWYVWMFFASQQGTFIFLVHCLFNQEVRQQYRKYLDAFCCASKRNTATADVQMSSDSGNNMNVHRAVTSTVTLSVIS, encoded by the exons ATGTGAATCTCACACTACCTGAAAAATGCCAG GTTGATTTGCTAGCAGAGTGTGCACTGGAGTGGGCGCTGCCCCCATTTCAGAACGGAACAGTGCAGGAGCCACTACAGGAC ACTGTGGAATCTCATTTGAACAAAATTATGGTGCTTATAACTCTTTTGAAAGACTTCATTACTGACCGGAATATTCTACTATCCTACGGAAACTGTGTACTGGAAGTCACTGAGAATTTGGTGTCTATGCTGGTGAGGAAAACAGATCCCATCAAATCCATCAACATTTCTCTACAAACTTTAG AGGTTCAGGTAATTACTGTTGGGCAAAACACCTCTGTGAATAAAGTCCATTCTCTCATCACAAGCAGTGCATCCATGGATATCGAGTTGACTGGGATCTCAAAGAATAGCAGTG TTGCTGTAGCCTTTATGAGCTACACCAACATGTCAGACATCCTGACCCCTGTAGACCTTGATGACAGCAAAACCATGATGTCTGCTGTGGTATCAGTAACACTTCTCCAAACCACCAACGCACACCTCACCAAACCACTCAATCTCACGTTCACAAACATCAGA GAGTTAGACCCTGCAGACATTCTCTACTGTGGGTACTGGACAGAAACAGACTGGGCTGAAGCTGGTTGTAACATCACAGACAAAAACTCCACTCACACTGTGTGCTCTTGTGATCATCTGGGTACTTTTACAATCATGCAGGTTTTAAGTGACCAGGATACG ACGGATCATTCTTGGATCATTTTCGTCACAGCATCTATAGCAGTGGGAATTATATTTCTGATTTTGTCGATACTGACACTCGCCTTTTGTTGGCCGAACAGAAATTTGACCAGAACGGCTCTGATAAACCTGTGTATAAGCTTGTTGATGGTTCTGCTTTTTGACCTGGCCTTTCTACATACCCAGACA GTATGGAAGCTAGTACTGGACTGGCTTTGGGATTTTTTCTATTTGTCATTTGGTCTGTGGATGTTCATTGAAGCCATCCTGCTCTTCATATCTGTGAAGAACCTATCAAATATCAGATCAATGCAGGGGGAGGGGTTTAGCTGGAAATGGTTAATTGTGATTGGATACTGTGTGCCCCTGATTGTGGTGACTCTGCTGTTCATGCGTCTGAGCTTTACTGGAAGCCAAACATCTGTCGA GGAAAATTGGGACTCAGAAGCTTCGTTTGTTGTTTATTCAATTTTTCTCTGCATTCTTGCA TTTAActtcatcttcttcttcatcatcatcatcaacttgAGCTTCACTATAATACGGCAGAAACTTCAGAACTTACAGAGGAGTAACACCAATAATCAAAAACTCATACTATGTGTGATGTTTAAAAGCCTGGCCCAGTTTTTTATCCTCGGCTGCCCTTGGATTATTTTAGACTTCTTCAACGATTCTACATCATGGTATGTCTGGATGTTCTTCGCTAGCCAGCAGGGCACCTTCATCTTCCTGGTCCACTGTCTCTTCAACCAAGAG GTCAGGCAGCAGTACAGGAAGTACCTGGATGCTTTTTGCTGCGCCAGCAAACGTAACACCGCTACAGCAGATGTGCAGATGAGCAGCGACTCAGGGAACAACATGAACGTCCACAGGGCTGTTACTTCCACGGTTACATTGTCAGTGATTAGCTGA